A genomic window from Heterodontus francisci isolate sHetFra1 chromosome 36, sHetFra1.hap1, whole genome shotgun sequence includes:
- the LOC137351350 gene encoding GTP-binding protein Di-Ras1, translated as MPEQSNDYNVVVFGAGGVGKSSLVLRFVKGTFRETYIPTIEDTYRQVISCDKSVCTLQITDTTGSHQFPAMQRLSISKGHAFILVYSICSRQSLEELKPIYQQILQIKGNIENIPVMLVGNKCDETVKEVDSKVGEALAKEWKCAFMETSAKMNYNVKELFQELLNLEKRRSMSLNIDGKKSKQQKRTEKLKGKCSIM; from the coding sequence ATGCCTGAACAGAGTAATGATTACAATGTGGTAGTGTTTGGGGCTGGGGGTGTTGGGAAAAGCTCACTGGTGCTACGTTTTGTCAAGGGAACATTTCGAGAGACCTACATTCCCACTATTGAAGACACCTACAGGCAGGTGATCAGCTGTGATAAGAGTGTCTGCACTCTTCAGATCACCGACACCACAGGATCCCACCAGTTCCCAGCAATGCAGCGCCTCTCCATTTCTAAGGGACACGCTTTCATCCTGGTCTACTCGATCTGCAGCCGACAGTCCCTGGAGGAGCTGAAACCTATCTATCAGCAGATCCTTCAGATCAAAGGGAATATTGAGAACATCCCAGTCATGTTGGTGGGGAACAAATGTGACGAAACGGTCAAGGAGGTGGACAGCAAGGTAGGGGAAGCTTTGGCTAAAGAGTGGAAGTGCGCCTTCATGGAGACCTCAGCCAAGATGAATTACAACGTCAAGGAGCTTTTCCAGGAACTGCTTAATTTGGAAAAGCGCAGATCCATGAGCCTGAATATTGATGGGAAGAAGTCCAAACAGCAGAAGAGAACAGAGAAATTAAAGGGAAAATGCAGCATCATGTAG